In a genomic window of Glycine max cultivar Williams 82 chromosome 13, Glycine_max_v4.0, whole genome shotgun sequence:
- the LOC100820558 gene encoding serine/threonine-protein kinase tricornered isoform X2, protein MDSARSWLQKFQPRDKTRAAGKKKEEDGNGGNQDSNEPVDEALLSSVTKQKVAATKQYIENHYKEQMKNLQERKERRTILEKKLADADVSEEDQNNLLKFLEKKETEYMRLQRHKMGVDDFELLTMIGKGAFGEVRVCREKTSDHVYAMKKLKKSEMLRRGQVEHVKAERNLLAEVDRNCIVKLYCSFQDDEYLYLIMEYLPGGDMMTLLMRKDTLTEDEARFYVGETILAIESIHKHNYIHRDIKPDNLLLDRYGHLKLSDFGLCKPLDCSALEEKDFSVGQNVNGSTQSSTPKRSQQEQLQHWQMNRRTLAYSTVGTPDYIAPEVLLKKGYGMECDWWSLGAIMYEMLVGYPPFYSDDPMLTCRKIVNWKTYLKFPEEARLSPEAKDLISKLLCNVNQRLGSKGADEIKAHPFFKGVEWDKLYQMEAAFIPEVNDELDTQNFEKFDESDSQNQSSSRSGPWRKMLSSKDLNFVGYTYKNFEIVNDYQVPGIAELKKKQSKPKRPTIKSLFETSEGSDTDTSANDQPAQGSFLKLLPPQLEVSPHRNKNLPPRS, encoded by the exons ATGGATTCTGCAAGGAGTTGGCTTCAGAAGTTCCAGCCTCGAGATAAAACCAGGGCTGCTGGGAAGAAAAAGGAGGAGGATGGTAATGGAGGAAACCAGGATTCGAATGAACCCGTGGATGAAGCATTGTTATCCAGTGTCACGAAGCAGAAGGTGGCAGCAACAAAGCAGTACATTGAAAATCATTACAAGGAGCAAATGAAGAACCTTCAGGAGAGGAAGGAGCG TCGAACCATCTTGGAAAAGAAGTTGGCTGATGCTGATGTCTCTGAGGAGGATCAAAACAACCTGCTTAAATTTTTAGAGAAAAAGGAAACTGAATATATGCGCCTTCAGAGGCATAAGATGGGTGTTGATGATTTTGAGTTATTGACAATGATTGGGAAAGGTGCATTTGGGGAG GTCAGAGTCTGTAGGGAGAAAACTAGTGATCATGTATATGCAATGAAGAAGCTGAAAAAATCAGAGATGCTTCGTAGAGGCCAG GTTGAGCATGTTAAAGCTGAAAGGAATCTCCTCGCAGAGGTTGACAGAAATTGCATAGTCAAGCTTTATTGTTCTTTCCaagatgatgaatatttgtatCTTATTATGGAGTATCTACCGGGTGGGGATATGATGACTCTACTTATGAGAAAGGATACCTTGACTGAAGATGAAGCCAGATTTTATGTAGGAGAAACAATTTTGGCTATTGAATCTATACATAAGCACAATTATATACATAG GGATATCAAGCCAGACAACTTACTACTTGATAGATATGGACACTTGAAATTGTCAGATTTTGGACTTTGTAAACCATTAGATTGTAGTGCACTTGAAGAAAAGGATTTTTCTGTGGGTCAGAATGTGAATGGATCTACACAAAGCTCAACTCCTAAACGCTCACAACAGGAACAACTGCAACATTGGCAAATGAACAGGAGGACACTT GCTTATTCCACAGTTGGTACACCAGATTATATTGCTCCAGAAGTTCTTTTGAAGAAAGGTTATGGGATGGAATGTGATTG GTGGTCACTGGGAGCTATTATGTACGAAATGTTGGTGGGATATCCACCTTTTTATTCTGATGATCCAATGTTAACATGTAGGAAG ATAGTAAATTGGAAAACTTACTTGAAATTTCCTGAAGAAGCTAGGCTATCCCCAGAAGCTAAAGATCTTATTAGTAAACTTTTGTGTAATGTCAATCAAAGGCTGGGgtcaaaaggtgcagatgaaaTAAAG GCTCATCCATTCTTCAAAGGTGTTGAATGGGATAAGCTCTATCAAATGGAAGCTGCATTTATTCCTGAGGTCAATGATGAGTTAGATACTCAGaattttgaaaagtttgatgAG TCTGACAGCCaaaatcaatcatcatcaagATCTGGTCCATGGAGGAAG ATGCTTTCATCTAAGGACTTGAATTTTGTTGGATACACTTACAAGAACTTTGAAATTGTCAATGATTATCAAGTTCCTGGGATAG CTGAACTGAAGAAGAAACAGTCCAAACCAAAGAGGCCAACCATCAAGTCACTTTTCG AAACATCAGAGGGGTCTGATACTGATACTTCTGCAAATGATCAACCTGCTCAAGGAAGCTTTTTGAAGCTCTTGCCACCCCAGTTAGAGGTATCTCCTCATCGCAACAAGAATCTTCCTCCCAGGTCCTAA
- the LOC100788503 gene encoding ABC transporter I family member 21: protein MNSSLSGNGGSTTMAAENEDSCGIRVTGMQFSYDVQQPPLFLDFNLNVSPGSRCLLVGANGSGKTTLLKILAGKHMVGGRDVVRVLSGSAFHDTQLVCSGDLAYLGGSWSKNVGSAGEIPLQGDFSAEHMIFGVEGADPERRDKLIELLDIDLQWRMHKVSDGQRRRVQICLGLLHPYKVLLLDEVTVDLDVVTRMDLLDFFKEECEQREAIIVYATHIFDGLETWATHLAYIQDGELRRAEKISNVKELKSSTNLLSVVEAWLRAETKLEKKNPVQKTSVASSPFFSSRHMAYYR, encoded by the exons ATGAATAGCTCCCTCTCTGGCAATGGTGGTTCCACAACAATGGCGGCAGAAAACGAAGATTCCTGCGGAATCCGCGTCACCGGCATGCAATTCTCCTACGACGTGCAGCAACCGCCGCTCTTCCTCGACTTCAACCTCAACGTCTCTCCCGGATCCCGCTGCCTCCTCGTCGGTGCCAATGGATCCG GAAAGACGACTTTGCTGAAGATTCTGGCGGGGAAGCACATGGTTGGAGGAAGAGACGTTGTGCGCGTCTTGAGTGGTTCCGCTTTTCACGACACTCAGCTCGTTTGTAGCGGAGATCTCGCTTATTTGGGCGGATCTTGGAGCAAAAACGTTGGCTCCGCT GGAGAAATTCCGCTCCAAGGAGACTTCTCTGCTGAACATATGATCTTTGGAG TTGAGGGTGCTGATCCAGAAAGGAGAGATAAGTTAATTGAGCTGCTTGATATTGATCTACAGTGGCGAATGCATAAGGTATCTGATGGGCAGCGGCGTCGAGTGCAAATCtgtcttggtcttcttcatccGTACAAG GTTCTCTTGCTGGATGAGGTTACTGTGGATCTGGATGTTGTTACTCGGATGGATTTATTGGACTTCTTTAAGGAAGAATGTGAACAG AGAGAAGCTATAATCGTATATGCAACTCATATTTTTGATGGACTGGAGACATGGGCAACTCATTTGGCATACATACAAGATGGTGAACTGAGAAGAgcagaaaaaatatcaaatgttAAAGAGTTGAAATCTTCAACTAATCTGCTGTCTGTTGTTGAGGCCTGGCTTCGCGCTGAAACAAAGCTTGAAAAGAAGAACCCTGTCCAAAAGACTTCTGTTGCCAGTTCTCCTTTCTTTTCATCTAGACACATGGCATACTATAGATAG
- the LOC100820558 gene encoding serine/threonine-protein kinase tricornered isoform X1: MDSARSWLQKFQPRDKTRAAGKKKEEDGNGGNQDSNEPVDEALLSSVTKQKVAATKQYIENHYKEQMKNLQERKERRTILEKKLADADVSEEDQNNLLKFLEKKETEYMRLQRHKMGVDDFELLTMIGKGAFGEVRVCREKTSDHVYAMKKLKKSEMLRRGQVEHVKAERNLLAEVDRNCIVKLYCSFQDDEYLYLIMEYLPGGDMMTLLMRKDTLTEDEARFYVGETILAIESIHKHNYIHRDIKPDNLLLDRYGHLKLSDFGLCKPLDCSALEEKDFSVGQNVNGSTQSSTPKRSQQEQLQHWQMNRRTLAYSTVGTPDYIAPEVLLKKGYGMECDWWSLGAIMYEMLVGYPPFYSDDPMLTCRKIVNWKTYLKFPEEARLSPEAKDLISKLLCNVNQRLGSKGADEIKAHPFFKGVEWDKLYQMEAAFIPEVNDELDTQNFEKFDESDSQNQSSSRSGPWRKMLSSKDLNFVGYTYKNFEIVNDYQVPGIAELKKKQSKPKRPTIKSLFDCESETSEGSDTDTSANDQPAQGSFLKLLPPQLEVSPHRNKNLPPRS, translated from the exons ATGGATTCTGCAAGGAGTTGGCTTCAGAAGTTCCAGCCTCGAGATAAAACCAGGGCTGCTGGGAAGAAAAAGGAGGAGGATGGTAATGGAGGAAACCAGGATTCGAATGAACCCGTGGATGAAGCATTGTTATCCAGTGTCACGAAGCAGAAGGTGGCAGCAACAAAGCAGTACATTGAAAATCATTACAAGGAGCAAATGAAGAACCTTCAGGAGAGGAAGGAGCG TCGAACCATCTTGGAAAAGAAGTTGGCTGATGCTGATGTCTCTGAGGAGGATCAAAACAACCTGCTTAAATTTTTAGAGAAAAAGGAAACTGAATATATGCGCCTTCAGAGGCATAAGATGGGTGTTGATGATTTTGAGTTATTGACAATGATTGGGAAAGGTGCATTTGGGGAG GTCAGAGTCTGTAGGGAGAAAACTAGTGATCATGTATATGCAATGAAGAAGCTGAAAAAATCAGAGATGCTTCGTAGAGGCCAG GTTGAGCATGTTAAAGCTGAAAGGAATCTCCTCGCAGAGGTTGACAGAAATTGCATAGTCAAGCTTTATTGTTCTTTCCaagatgatgaatatttgtatCTTATTATGGAGTATCTACCGGGTGGGGATATGATGACTCTACTTATGAGAAAGGATACCTTGACTGAAGATGAAGCCAGATTTTATGTAGGAGAAACAATTTTGGCTATTGAATCTATACATAAGCACAATTATATACATAG GGATATCAAGCCAGACAACTTACTACTTGATAGATATGGACACTTGAAATTGTCAGATTTTGGACTTTGTAAACCATTAGATTGTAGTGCACTTGAAGAAAAGGATTTTTCTGTGGGTCAGAATGTGAATGGATCTACACAAAGCTCAACTCCTAAACGCTCACAACAGGAACAACTGCAACATTGGCAAATGAACAGGAGGACACTT GCTTATTCCACAGTTGGTACACCAGATTATATTGCTCCAGAAGTTCTTTTGAAGAAAGGTTATGGGATGGAATGTGATTG GTGGTCACTGGGAGCTATTATGTACGAAATGTTGGTGGGATATCCACCTTTTTATTCTGATGATCCAATGTTAACATGTAGGAAG ATAGTAAATTGGAAAACTTACTTGAAATTTCCTGAAGAAGCTAGGCTATCCCCAGAAGCTAAAGATCTTATTAGTAAACTTTTGTGTAATGTCAATCAAAGGCTGGGgtcaaaaggtgcagatgaaaTAAAG GCTCATCCATTCTTCAAAGGTGTTGAATGGGATAAGCTCTATCAAATGGAAGCTGCATTTATTCCTGAGGTCAATGATGAGTTAGATACTCAGaattttgaaaagtttgatgAG TCTGACAGCCaaaatcaatcatcatcaagATCTGGTCCATGGAGGAAG ATGCTTTCATCTAAGGACTTGAATTTTGTTGGATACACTTACAAGAACTTTGAAATTGTCAATGATTATCAAGTTCCTGGGATAG CTGAACTGAAGAAGAAACAGTCCAAACCAAAGAGGCCAACCATCAAGTCACTTTTCG ATTGTGAATCAGAAACATCAGAGGGGTCTGATACTGATACTTCTGCAAATGATCAACCTGCTCAAGGAAGCTTTTTGAAGCTCTTGCCACCCCAGTTAGAGGTATCTCCTCATCGCAACAAGAATCTTCCTCCCAGGTCCTAA
- the LOC100820025 gene encoding protein CHROMATIN REMODELING 8: protein MEEEEDRILLSSLGVKSANPEDIERDVLEKATRNDLVTVTEVEGSAKEERSDLPENVDPSANDKAEIRQKLRAVQFEIDAVASAVERLSNVEDNEECSDAGEDGPGRGTAEGESDGNSNLQRALAADRLRSLEKTKAQLEKELLDLFKDDDSKSAEHEELVLSLVKEERKSKRKVKEDKKLNKSAGKRPKKVSFDEDADFDAVLDAASAGFVETERDELVRKGILTPFHKLEGFERRFQQPETSTSHNAAEEENDGDLASASIERAARSMSEAARSRPTTKLLEPEAAPKLDAPTIPFRRLKKPLKSSKPLDVELNKDSKRKKRRPLPGRKWTKRVSCEDSHPEESENTNGCLDSSSCENLEEQDVELDDQESSYVTLEGGLKIPDNIFEALFDYQKVGVQWLWELHCQRAGGIIGDEMGLGKTVQVLSFLGALHFSGMYKPSIIVCPVTLLRQWKREAKKWYPKFHVELLHDSAQDSAPRKKRAKSEETDYESNSKSDSDYEKSVASKSTRKWESLINRVMRSESGLLITTYEQLRILGEQLLDIQWGYAVLDEGHRIRNPNAEVTLVCKQLQTVHRIIMTGAPIQNKLTELWSLFDFVFPGKLGVLPVFEAEFSVPISVGGYANASPLQVSTAYRCAVVLRDLIMPYLLRRMKADVNAQLPKKTEHVLFCSLTSEQVSAYRAFLASTDVEQILDGHRNSLYGIDVMRKICNHPDLLERDHAFNDPDYGNPERSGKMKVVAQVLNVWKEQGHRVLLFTQTQQMLNIFENFLTTSGHIYRRMDGLTPVKQRMALIDEFNDSSEIFIFILTTKVGGLGTNLTGANRVIIFDPDWNPSTDMQARERAWRIGQKRDVTVYRLITRGTIEEKVYHRQIYKHFLTNKILKNPQQKRFFKARDMKDLFTLNVDGETGSTETSNIFSQISEEVNVIGTYKENKDKYKHSQTAELVSEDVAVGNDDKSERGSLRGKGKEKVEHEHSNGVGEETNILKSLFDANGIHSAMNHDLIMNAHDEEKIRLEEQASQVAQRAAEALRQSRMLRSHDSVSVPTWTGRSGTAGAPSSVKRKFGSTVNPQLVNNSKASDELPNKGTNKINGFAAAGASAGKALSSAELLAQIRGNQEKAIGAGLEHQFGVSSSSTNQPRSGDVRSSRATENSSVQPEVLIRKICTFIQQRGGSSDSASIVQYFKDRIPSKDLALFKNLLKEIATLHKGSNGSYWVLKPDYQF from the exons ATGGAGGAAGAGGAGGATCGAATTTTGCTCTCTAGTTTGGGTGTAAAGTCTGCCAATCCCGAAGACATCGAGCGCGACGTTTTGGAAAAG GCTACTAGGAATGATTTAGTGACCGTTACTGAAGTCGAAGGTAGCGCCAAGGAAGAGCGTTCTGATTTACCTGAAAATGTTGATCCATCGGCTAATGATAAAGCTGAAATTCGTCAGAAGTTGAGAGCTGTTCAATTTGAAATTGACGCGGTTGCCTCCGCCGTTGAACGGTTGAGTAATGTTGAAGATAATGAAGAATGTAGTGATGCTGGTGAGGACGGCCCAGGGCGAGGGACCGCCGAGGGTGAGTCCGATGGCAATTCGAACCTTCAGCGTGCTCTTGCTGCCGATAGGCTGAGGAGCCTGGAGAAGACGAAAGCTCAACTAGAGAAAGAGCTTTTGGATTTGTTCAAGGATGATGACTCCAAAAGTGCTGAGCATGAAGAATTGGTCCTTAGTTTAGTTAAGGAAGAACGGAAATCAAAGAGAAAGGTTAAAGAggataaaaaattgaacaaaagtGCAGGAAAGCGGCCTAAGAAAGTCTCGTTTGATGAGGATGCTGATTTTGATGCTGTTCTGGATGCAGCCTCTGCAGGCTTTGTTGAAACA GAAAGGGATGAACTGGTGAGAAAAGGAATTTTAACTCCTTTTCATAAGTTGGAGGGCTTCGAGCGCCGCTTTCAACAACCTGAAACATCAACTAGTCATAATGCAGCTGAGGAAGAAAATGACGGTGACCTCGCTTCTGCCAGTATTGAAAGAGCTGCCAGATCCATGTCTGAGGCAGCAAGATCTCGCCCAACCACCAAGTTACTTGAGCCTGAAGCTGCACCAAAGCTTGATGCGCCCACTATTCCTTTTCGCAGGCTCAAGAAACCACTAAAATCTTCCAAACCTCTAGATGTGGAGCTGAATAAAgattcaaaaaggaaaaagaggcgGCCTCTGCCTGGTAGGAAATGGACCAAGCGTGTTTCTTGTGAGGATTCACATCCGGAAGAAAGTG aaaacACGAATGGTTGCTTGGATTCTTCAAGTTGTGAAAATTTAGAAGAACAAGATGTTGAACTTGATGATCAGGAATCTTCTTATGTAACATTAGAAGGTGGGCTGAAAATCCCTGATAACATATTTGAAGCTCTGTTTGACTATCAAAAGGTCGGTGTTCAGTGGCTGTGGGAATTGCATTGCCAAAGAGCTGGTGGAATTATTGGCGATGAGATGGGGCTTGGTAAAACTGTTCAGGTCTTGTCATTTCTTGGTGCATTGCATTTTAGTGGCATGTACAAACCCAGCATTATTGTCTGTCCCGTTACACTCTTGCGACAGTGGAAAAGGGAAGCTAAAAAGTGGTACCCAAAATTCCATGTAGAGCTTTTACATGATTCTGCTCAAGATTCTGCTCCAAGAAAGAAGCGAGCTAAATCTGAAGAAACAGACTATGAAAGCAATAGTAAAAGTGATAGTGATTATGAGAAAAGTGTGGCATCTAAAAGTACAAGAAAATGGGAATCCCTGATAAATCGTGTCATGAGATCAGAATCTGGATTACTTATCACCACTTATGAGCAGCTCAGAATATTGGGGGAGCAGCTGCTTGACATTCAATGGGGTTATGCAGTTCTTGATGAAGGGCATAGAATAAGGAATCCAAATGCTGAAGTTACCCTTGTTTGCAAACAGCTACAGACTGTACACCGCATTATAATGACTGGTGCACCTATTCAGAACAAACTGACAGAACTGTGGTcattgtttgattttgttttccCTGGAAAATTGGGTGTTTTGCCTGTATTTGAAGCTGAATTTTCTGTTCCTATATCAGTTGGTGGATATGCAAATGCTTCACCATTGCAAGTATCCACAGCATACAG GTGTGCTGTGGTGCTGCGCGATTTAATCATGCCTTACCTTCTACGACGAATGAAGGCTGATGTGAATGCCcaacttccaaagaaaactgAGCATGTTCTATTTTGCAGCCTTACATCAGAGCAAGTATCTGCTTATAGAGCATTTTTAGCTAGCACTGATGTGGAGCAAATATTGGATGGACACAGGAACTCTCTTTATGGAATTGATGTGATGCGCAAGATCTGCAACCACCCTGATCTGCTTGAAAGGGATCATGCCTTCAATGATCCAGATTATGGAAATCCAGAACGTAGTGGGAAAATGAAAGTTGTAGCTCAAGTGCTTAATGTTTGGAAGGAACAGGGTCACCGTGTTCtcctttttactcaaacccaaCAAATGCTTAacatttttgagaattttttgacTACTTCTGGTCACATTTATCGGAGAATGGATGGTCTCACTCCTGTAAAACAGAGAATGGCTTTAATAGATGAATTTAATGATTCaagtgaaatatttattttcattttaacaacCAAAGTTGGGGGGTTGGGGACGAATCTTACAGGTGCAAATAGGGTGATCATCTTCGACCCTGACTGGAATCCTTCAACTGATATGCAG GCTAGAGAGCGTGCATGGCGTATTGGTCAGAAGCGGGATGTGACAGTGTATAGGTTGATCACGCGTGGAACTATAGAGGAGAAAGTGTATCACCGTCAGATTTACAAACATTTTCTTACCAATAAGATATTGAAGAACCCACAACAGAAAAGGTTCTTTAAAGCCCGGGATATGAAAGATCTTTTCACACTTAATGTGGATGGAGAAACTGGGTCAACTGAAACGTCAAATATTTTCAGTCAAATATCTGAAGAAGTCAATGTCATTGGgacatataaagaaaataaggatAAGTATAAACATAGCCAAACTGCTGAACTGGTTTCTGAAGATGTTGCAGTTGGTAATGATGACAAATCAGAGAGAGGGTCTTTGAGAGGAAAGGGGAAAGAGAAGGTTGAACACGAACATAGTAATGGGGTTGGTGAAGAAACAAATATATTGAAAAGCCTTTTTGATGCCAATGGGATACAT AGTGCCATGAACCATGATTTGATCATGAATGCCCATGATGAGGAGAAGATTAGACTTGAGGAGCAAGCATCCCAGGTTGCACAAAGAGCTGCAGAAGCTTTACGTCAGTCACGAATGCTCCGAAGCCATGATAGCGTATCTGTTCCGACATGGACAGGAAGGTCAGGAACTGCTGGTGCACCATCGTCTGTCAAGCGGAAGTTTGGATCAACTGTGAATCCCCAGTTGGTAAATAATAGCAAAGCATCTGACGAATTACCCAACAAGGGAACTAACAAGATCAATGGATTTGCTGCTGCTGGGGCATCTGCTGGTAAAGCATTATCTTCAGCCGAACTATTGGCTCAAATTCGAGGTAACCAAGAGAAAGCCATTGGTGCTGGGCTTGAACATCAGTTTGGTGTGTCGTCAAGTTCCACTAATCAACCAAGATCTGGAGATGTTAGATCTTCCAGGGCTACTGAAAATTCATCTGTACAACCTGAAGTATTGATTCGGAAAATCTGTACTTTTATACAACAGCGAGGTGGCAGTTCCGATTCAGCCAGCATAGTTCAGTATTTCAAGGACCGTATTCCCTCGAAAGATCTTGCGCTGTTCAAGAATCTTTTAAAGGAAATTGCGACTCTGCATAAAGGATCAAATGGATCCTATTGGGTTCTGAAACCAGACTATCAATTCTGA
- the LOC100775656 gene encoding protein SCARECROW — MMNVGFEVIHANYNPNMIHPHMHETWDHYSNTITSLPFSAPTPSNPYPKPATENNHCLNLGQNELCDWMEEHISDITKHFVEDLPETTTSDNLLSNNPTGVVSHHNLGVPSLLSPNFTQRKPSCFRPQFESFTNDPPNFNLHIQTNTSTLDQNKHNVYDQGLNLITLLMECAVAISVDNLGEAHRMLLELTQMASPYKASCAERVVAYFAKAMTSRVMNSWLGVCSPLVDHKSINSAFQVFNNISPFIKFAHFTSNQAILEAVSHCDSIHIIDLDIMQGLQWPAFFHILATRMEGKPKVTMTGLGASMELLVETGKQLTNFARRLGLSLKFHPIATKFGEVIDVSMLHVKPGEAVAVHWLQHSLYDATGPDWKTLRLLEELEPRIITLVEQDVNHGGSFLDRFVASLHYYSTLFDSLGAYLHNDDSNRHRVEHGLLSREINNVLAIGGPKRSGEDNFRQWRSELARHCFVKQVPLSDNSMAQAQLILNMFSPAYGYSLAQVEGTLRLGWKDTSLYTASAWTCCNSS; from the coding sequence ATGATGAATGTGGGATTTGAGGTGATTCATGCAAATTATAATCCAAACATGATTCATCCACACATGCATGAAACATGGGATCACTACTCAAATACCATTACTTCCTTGCCATTTTCAGCTCCAACCCCATCAAACCCTTATCCAAAGCCAGCAACAGAAAACAACCATTGCCTTAACTTGGGGCAGAATGAACTCTGTGATTGGATGGAAGAACACATTAGTGACATCACCAAACACTTTGTTGAAGACTTACCAGAAACAACCACTTCTGATAACTTGCTTTCTAATAACCCAACAGGGGTTGTTTCCCATCACAACCTTGGTGTTCCCTCACTACTTTCACCCAACTTCACCCAAAGAAAACCCTCATGTTTTAGACCCCAGTTTGAGTCCTTCACCAACGATCCCCCAAACTTCAATCTTCACATTCAAACAAACACCTCAACTTTAgatcaaaacaaacacaatgtTTATGATCAAGGGTTGAACCTAATAACCCTTTTAATGGAGTGTGCAGTGGCAATCTCAGTTGACAACCTAGGTGAGGCTCATAGGATGTTACTAGAGCTAACACAAATGGCCTCACCATACAAAGCATCATGTGCTGAACGTGTTGTTGCTTACTTTGCAAAAGCCATGACTAGCAGGGTGATGAATTCATGGCTTGGAGTGTGTTCCCCTTTGGTTGATCACAAAAGCATAAACTCAGCATTCCAAGTGTTCAACAACATTTCCCCTTTCATCAAATTTGCTCACTTCACTTCCAACCAAGCAATTCTAGAAGCAGTGAGTCATTGTGACAGCATTCACATCATTGACTTGGACATCATGCAAGGGCTTCAATGGCCGGCTTTTTTCCACATCTTAGCCACAAGAATGGAGGGtaaaccaaaagtcacaatgacAGGTTTGGGAGCCTCAATGGAACTCCTTGTTGAAACAGGAAAACAACTCACAAACTTTGCAAGAAGGCTTGGCTTGTCACTGAAGTTTCACCCCATTGCAACAAAGTTTGGGGAAGTAATTGATGTGTCCATGCTTCATGTGAAGCCTGGTGAGGCAGTGGCAGTGCACTGGCTGCAGCATTCACTGTATGATGCAACTGGACCAGATTGGAAAACACTGAGACTCCTTGAGGAGTTGGAGCCAAGAATCATCACCTTGGTGGAGCAAGATGTAAACCATGGAGGGTCTTTCTTGGACCGTTTTGTTGCCTCCTTGCACTACTACTCCACCCTCTTTGATTCCCTTGGAGCATACTTACACAATGATGATTCAAACCGGCACCGTGTGGAGCATGGCCTTCTCTCCAGGGAGATCAACAATGTGTTGGCCATAGGAGGACCTAAGAGGAGTGGTGAAGACAATTTTAGGCAGTGGAGAAGTGAGCTTGCTAGGCACTGTTTTGTGAAGCAGGTTCCATTGAGTGACAATTCAATGGCTCAAGCACAATTGATATTGAACATGTTTTCACCTGCTTATGGGTATAGCCTTGCGCAAGTTGAGGGAACTTTAAGGCTTGGATGGAAGGATACAAGCTTGTACACAGCTTCTGCATGGACCTGCTGTAATTCTAGCTAG